In Trichomycterus rosablanca isolate fTriRos1 chromosome 4, fTriRos1.hap1, whole genome shotgun sequence, one DNA window encodes the following:
- the LOC134311751 gene encoding uncharacterized protein LOC134311751 isoform X2 — MNCLRSWWSRLRRRSSDRSDPATPENQTESNEPKKREKKWSMKKLKRIFRKKRKEEGEGKLQEEVKEGEDPQRSGDNGDVVEPLVVPEESSWKNSDAGGLEISDHVGDDKKMISQHQGEAVKVMTCSEAEYKDNEDLMEFMNRTSDSISWCDGENQMLHEMNEAGAEALNELMKLHLGRNEKDEARALEEQMKADMDGPEDKIVELLELRESEAETEAETEALAELTNTNMSKNVEDSQAEPEALEEQMKADVDGIEENIVELLELRESEAETEAETEALAELTNTNMSKNVEDSQAEPEALEEQMKADVDGIEENIVELLELRESEAETEALAELTNTNVSENVKDPQVEPEELEDLIHTDMDKQEKSTEDLQTFNNIEFEGRTQTQFTQTLMEREISANQMLEVMEGQPESKAGADFTYVLQNESENADERVQGEKNDPGNNTVDPTKKKKKIRRGTRGRGRKINYKKEKKQGSEITTMVEAEAEATVEIMNIRSDETDSHDEPLGNQVMKEKDGEEETETITQVTKCQLEELMLRSEGQPLDVKVEESMVKVEDDETDCEALEGHDGIEVINNQPLEEKEMLNMLDLEVEVAEIPKNVHLHETEANINQPPAGNEVLNVMDAQARAELTNQQVEKKRLEMMIKQLLKIEVETRDEAPVEAAEKQKLRCFEAPRMMNLVPPAGNEVLNVMDAQARAEHSNQQVENKRLEMKIKQLLKIEVETRAEAPVEAAEEQKFGCSKALRMMNLVPQPMQRKKIRRGTRGQGRKINYKKENKQEMRAGGPEDQTKTSEATCWRAGHAGTELLRNSRTGVKYHTGLEEIKSW; from the exons ATGAACTGTCTGCGTAGCTGGTGGTCGAGGCTCCGTCGCCGCTCTTCGGATCGGTCCGACCCGGCCACGCCCGAGAACCAGACCGAGAGTAACGAACCCAAAAAACGTGAGAAGAAGTGGAGCATGAAGAAACTGAAGAGGATCTTCAGAAAGAAGCGTAAGGAAGAGGGTGAAGGGAAGCTTCAGGAGGAGGTTAAAGAGGGAGAAGATCCTCAGAGGTCAGGTGATAACGGTGATGTTGTGGAGCCGCTGGTGGTTCCTGAGGAAAGCAGCTGGAAGaacagtgatgctggtggacTGGAGATCTCTGACCATGTTGGAGACGATAAGAAGATGATTAGCCAGCATCAGG gAGAAGCTGTTAAAGTGATGACGTGCTCTGAAGCTGAGTACAAGGACAATGAAGATCTAATGGAGTTTATGAACCGTACATCTGACAGCATCTCCTGGTGTGATGGAGAGAACCAGATGCTGCATGAGATGAACGAAGCTGGGGCTGAAGCACTGAACGAGCTGATGAAGCTCCATCTAGGGAGGAATGAGAAAGATGAAGCCAGAGCACTTGAAGAGCAGATGAAGGCTGACATGGATGGGCCCGAGGACAAGATTGTGGAGCTTTTGGAGCTGAGAGAGAGTGAAGCTGAGACTGAAGCTGAGACTGAAGCGCTCGCTGAGCTCACAAACACCAACATGAGCAAGAACGTGGAAGATTCTCAAGCTGAGCCTGAAGCTCTTGAAGAGCAGATGAAGGCTGACGTGGATGGGATTGAGGAAAACATTGTGGAGCTTCTGGagctgagagaaagtgaagCTGAGACTGAAGCTGAGACTGAAGCGCTCGCTGAGCTCACAAACACCAACATGAGCAAGAACGTGGAAGATTCTCAAGCTGAGCCTGAAGCTCTTGAAGAGCAGATGAAGGCTGACGTGGATGGGATTGAGGAAAACATTGTGGAGCTTCTGGagctgagagaaagtgaagCTGAGACTGAAGCACTCGCTGAACTCACGAACACCAACGTGAGCGAGAACGTGAAAGATCCTCAAGTTGAGCCTGAAGAACTTGAAGATCTGATCCATACAGACATGGACAAGCAAGAGAAAAGCACTGAGGATCTTCAGACCTTCAATAACATTGAGTTTGAAGGCCGCACTCAGACTCAGTTCACGCAGACCCTGATGGAGCGTGAAATATCTG CAAACCAGATGCTGGAGGTGATGGAGGGACAACCCGAGTCCAAAGCTGGTGCAGATTTCACCTACGTCCTCCAGAATGAGAGTGAGAATGCTGACGAGCGAGTTCAGGGTGAGAAAAACGATCCCGGTAACAACACTGTGGATCCaaccaagaagaagaagaagatcagGAGAGGAACTCGTGGACGAGGACGTAAAATCAACTATAAAAAGGAGAAGAAACAAG GATCTGAAATCACGACCATGGTGGAAGCTGAAGCTGAAGCCACTGTGGAGATCATGAACATCCGCTCGGATGAGACGGACTCACACGATGAACCGCTGG GAAACCAGGTGATGAAAGAGAAGGATGGTGAGGAGGAGACTGAAACCATCACACAGGTCACCAAGTGTCAGCTGGAAGAGTTGATGCTGAGGTCTGAAGGTCAACCTCTGG ATGTTAAAGTTGAAGAATCGATGGTAAAGGTGGAGGACGATGAGACGGATTGTGAAGCACTTGAGGGTCACGATGGAATCGAGGTGATAAACAATCAACCTCTGG aagaaaaagaaatgcTGAATATGTTGGACCTGGAGGTAGAAGTGGCTGAAATACCTAAAAACGTCCACCTGCATGAAACTGAAGCAAACATCAACCAACCTCCAG caGGTAACGAGGTCCTGAATGTGATGGATGCTCAAGCCAGAGCTGAACTTACAAACCAGCAGGTGGAAAAGAAAAGATTGGAGATGATGATCAAGCAGCTTCTGA aaatagaagTAGAGACGAGAGATGAAGCTCCGGTGGAAGCTGCTGAGAAGCAGAAGCTCAGATGCTTTGAAGCTCCTAGAATGATGAACCTCGTACCTCCAG CAGGTAACGAGGTCCTGAATGTGATGGACGCTCAAGCCAGAGCTGAACATTCAAACCAGCAGGTGGAAAATAAAAGACTGGAGATGAAGATCAAGCAGCTTCTGA aaatagaagTAGAGACGAGAGCTGAAGCTCCGGTGGAAGCTGCTGAAGAGCAGAAGTTTGGATGCTCTAAAGCTTTGAGAATGATGAACCTCGTACCTCAGCCAATGCAGAGGAAAAAGATCAGGAGAGGAACTCGTGGACAAGGACGTAAAATCAACTATAAGAAGGAGAACAAACAAG AGATGCGCGCTGGTGGTCCAGAAGATCAGACCAAAACCAGTGAAGCTACATGTTGGAGAGCTGGACACGCTGGAACGGAGCTCCTGAGGAACAGCAGGACAGGAGTAAAATACCACACTGGACTGGAAGAAATAAAGAGCTGGTGA
- the LOC134311751 gene encoding uncharacterized protein LOC134311751 isoform X1: protein MNCLRSWWSRLRRRSSDRSDPATPENQTESNEPKKREKKWSMKKLKRIFRKKRKEEGEGKLQEEVKEGEDPQRSGDNGDVVEPLVVPEESSWKNSDAGGLEISDHVGDDKKMISQHQGEAVKVMTCSEAEYKDNEDLMEFMNRTSDSISWCDGENQMLHEMNEAGAEALNELMKLHLGRNEKDEARALEEQMKADMDGPEDKIVELLELRESEAETEAETEALAELTNTNMSKNVEDSQAEPEALEEQMKADVDGIEENIVELLELRESEAETEAETEALAELTNTNMSKNVEDSQAEPEALEEQMKADVDGIEENIVELLELRESEAETEALAELTNTNVSENVKDPQVEPEELEDLIHTDMDKQEKSTEDLQTFNNIEFEGRTQTQFTQTLMEREISANQMLEVMEGQPESKAGADFTYVLQNESENADERVQGEKNDPGNNTVDPTKKKKKIRRGTRGRGRKINYKKEKKQGSEITTMVEAEAEATVEIMNIRSDETDSHDEPLAGNQVMKEKDGEEETETITQVTKCQLEELMLRSEGQPLDVKVEESMVKVEDDETDCEALEGHDGIEVINNQPLEEKEMLNMLDLEVEVAEIPKNVHLHETEANINQPPAGNEVLNVMDAQARAELTNQQVEKKRLEMMIKQLLKIEVETRDEAPVEAAEKQKLRCFEAPRMMNLVPPAGNEVLNVMDAQARAEHSNQQVENKRLEMKIKQLLKIEVETRAEAPVEAAEEQKFGCSKALRMMNLVPQPMQRKKIRRGTRGQGRKINYKKENKQEMRAGGPEDQTKTSEATCWRAGHAGTELLRNSRTGVKYHTGLEEIKSW from the exons ATGAACTGTCTGCGTAGCTGGTGGTCGAGGCTCCGTCGCCGCTCTTCGGATCGGTCCGACCCGGCCACGCCCGAGAACCAGACCGAGAGTAACGAACCCAAAAAACGTGAGAAGAAGTGGAGCATGAAGAAACTGAAGAGGATCTTCAGAAAGAAGCGTAAGGAAGAGGGTGAAGGGAAGCTTCAGGAGGAGGTTAAAGAGGGAGAAGATCCTCAGAGGTCAGGTGATAACGGTGATGTTGTGGAGCCGCTGGTGGTTCCTGAGGAAAGCAGCTGGAAGaacagtgatgctggtggacTGGAGATCTCTGACCATGTTGGAGACGATAAGAAGATGATTAGCCAGCATCAGG gAGAAGCTGTTAAAGTGATGACGTGCTCTGAAGCTGAGTACAAGGACAATGAAGATCTAATGGAGTTTATGAACCGTACATCTGACAGCATCTCCTGGTGTGATGGAGAGAACCAGATGCTGCATGAGATGAACGAAGCTGGGGCTGAAGCACTGAACGAGCTGATGAAGCTCCATCTAGGGAGGAATGAGAAAGATGAAGCCAGAGCACTTGAAGAGCAGATGAAGGCTGACATGGATGGGCCCGAGGACAAGATTGTGGAGCTTTTGGAGCTGAGAGAGAGTGAAGCTGAGACTGAAGCTGAGACTGAAGCGCTCGCTGAGCTCACAAACACCAACATGAGCAAGAACGTGGAAGATTCTCAAGCTGAGCCTGAAGCTCTTGAAGAGCAGATGAAGGCTGACGTGGATGGGATTGAGGAAAACATTGTGGAGCTTCTGGagctgagagaaagtgaagCTGAGACTGAAGCTGAGACTGAAGCGCTCGCTGAGCTCACAAACACCAACATGAGCAAGAACGTGGAAGATTCTCAAGCTGAGCCTGAAGCTCTTGAAGAGCAGATGAAGGCTGACGTGGATGGGATTGAGGAAAACATTGTGGAGCTTCTGGagctgagagaaagtgaagCTGAGACTGAAGCACTCGCTGAACTCACGAACACCAACGTGAGCGAGAACGTGAAAGATCCTCAAGTTGAGCCTGAAGAACTTGAAGATCTGATCCATACAGACATGGACAAGCAAGAGAAAAGCACTGAGGATCTTCAGACCTTCAATAACATTGAGTTTGAAGGCCGCACTCAGACTCAGTTCACGCAGACCCTGATGGAGCGTGAAATATCTG CAAACCAGATGCTGGAGGTGATGGAGGGACAACCCGAGTCCAAAGCTGGTGCAGATTTCACCTACGTCCTCCAGAATGAGAGTGAGAATGCTGACGAGCGAGTTCAGGGTGAGAAAAACGATCCCGGTAACAACACTGTGGATCCaaccaagaagaagaagaagatcagGAGAGGAACTCGTGGACGAGGACGTAAAATCAACTATAAAAAGGAGAAGAAACAAG GATCTGAAATCACGACCATGGTGGAAGCTGAAGCTGAAGCCACTGTGGAGATCATGAACATCCGCTCGGATGAGACGGACTCACACGATGAACCGCTGG CAGGAAACCAGGTGATGAAAGAGAAGGATGGTGAGGAGGAGACTGAAACCATCACACAGGTCACCAAGTGTCAGCTGGAAGAGTTGATGCTGAGGTCTGAAGGTCAACCTCTGG ATGTTAAAGTTGAAGAATCGATGGTAAAGGTGGAGGACGATGAGACGGATTGTGAAGCACTTGAGGGTCACGATGGAATCGAGGTGATAAACAATCAACCTCTGG aagaaaaagaaatgcTGAATATGTTGGACCTGGAGGTAGAAGTGGCTGAAATACCTAAAAACGTCCACCTGCATGAAACTGAAGCAAACATCAACCAACCTCCAG caGGTAACGAGGTCCTGAATGTGATGGATGCTCAAGCCAGAGCTGAACTTACAAACCAGCAGGTGGAAAAGAAAAGATTGGAGATGATGATCAAGCAGCTTCTGA aaatagaagTAGAGACGAGAGATGAAGCTCCGGTGGAAGCTGCTGAGAAGCAGAAGCTCAGATGCTTTGAAGCTCCTAGAATGATGAACCTCGTACCTCCAG CAGGTAACGAGGTCCTGAATGTGATGGACGCTCAAGCCAGAGCTGAACATTCAAACCAGCAGGTGGAAAATAAAAGACTGGAGATGAAGATCAAGCAGCTTCTGA aaatagaagTAGAGACGAGAGCTGAAGCTCCGGTGGAAGCTGCTGAAGAGCAGAAGTTTGGATGCTCTAAAGCTTTGAGAATGATGAACCTCGTACCTCAGCCAATGCAGAGGAAAAAGATCAGGAGAGGAACTCGTGGACAAGGACGTAAAATCAACTATAAGAAGGAGAACAAACAAG AGATGCGCGCTGGTGGTCCAGAAGATCAGACCAAAACCAGTGAAGCTACATGTTGGAGAGCTGGACACGCTGGAACGGAGCTCCTGAGGAACAGCAGGACAGGAGTAAAATACCACACTGGACTGGAAGAAATAAAGAGCTGGTGA